A single genomic interval of Mangifera indica cultivar Alphonso chromosome 5, CATAS_Mindica_2.1, whole genome shotgun sequence harbors:
- the LOC123216969 gene encoding PR5-like receptor kinase has product MLIAVAICIYRSSPYTSMMLWNKKSKSHQSIEQFLRKHGPLAPKRYSYFDVKIMTNSFKHKLGQGGYGGVYKGTLHDGHHVAVKVLTESKGNGEEFINEVASISKTAHVNIVTLLGYCFEGHRRALIYEFMLNGSLEKFIYEKNPLKWELLYQIVMGIARGLEYLHRGCNTRILHFDIKPHNILLDEDFCPKISDFGLAKICPNKESIVSMAVARGTIGYIAPEVFSRNFGEVSHKSDVYSYGMMVLEMTGGRQNKNVQVDNSSEIYFPHWIYKRLEEDEELGLDGISNEEDKNYIRKMMIVSLWCIQTKPSDRPTMSRVIDMLESNLDMLQIPPRPFLTSPSRSQLDSSTLSLK; this is encoded by the coding sequence ATGTTGATAGCTGTCGCCATTTGCATCTACAGATCATCGCCATACACTTCAATGATGTTATGGAACAAGAAAAGTAAGAGTCACCAGAGCATTGAGCAATTTTTAAGGAAGCATGGACCACTTGCGCCTAAAAGATATAGTTATTTTGATGTTAAGATTATGACCAATTCATTCAAACATAAACTAGGCCAAGGAGGATATGGAGGTGTTTACAAAGGCACACTACATGATGGTCATCATGTTGCAGTGAAGGTTTTGACTGAGTCTAAAGGTAATGGTGAAGAATTTATCAATGAGGTTGCCAGCATTAGTAAGACTGCTCATGTCAACATAGTCACTCTTTTAGGCTATTGTTTTGAAGGTCATAGGAGAGCTCTTATTTACGAGTTTATGTTGAATGGATCTCTAGAGAAGTTCATATATGAAAAGAATCCATTAAAGTGGGAACTATTGTACCAAATTGTAATGGGAATAGCTCGAGGGCTAGAGTATTTACATCGTGGTTGTAACACAAGAATTTTGCACTTTGACATAAAGCCTCATAACATTCTTCTTGATGAAGATTTTTGTCCGAAGATCTCTGATTTTGGTCTAGCTAAAATTTGCCCCAACAAAGAGAGTATCGTATCGATGGCAGTTGCACGAGGAACTATCGGTTATATTGCTCCTGAAGTATTTTCAAGAAACTTTGGAGAGGTCTCTCACAAGTCAGATGTTTATAGCTATGGAATGATGGTTTTAGAAATGACTGgaggaagacaaaataaaaatgttcaaGTTGATAATAGCAGTGAAATATACTTTCCACATTGGATTTACAAACGccttgaagaagatgaagagcttggaTTGGATGGCATTTCAAATGAAgaggataaaaattatataagaaagatgatgatagtGAGCTTGTGGTGCATACAGACTAAGCCCTCAGATAGGCCAACAATGAGCAGAGTGATAGATATGTTGGAAAGCAATCTTGACATGTTGCAAATCCCACCAAGGCCTTTCTTAACTTCTCCTTCAAGATCGCAACTGGATTCTTCGACACTGTCATTAAAGTAA
- the LOC123216968 gene encoding PR5-like receptor kinase, whose amino-acid sequence MIQRKFEMALTHLVFSVVFFVIFDLFLLCLAQDERKINPKCPPFSCGLLGEIGFPFSNRTHPECGLCIVDDCDKTFQKIQLWNHGPQFYVSSISQDNMVTLRDQEHLNLSSHNCGSLKRLSIPISPFLSFEIPYNQNVFQCPLTYNNPKESILACNDSKHLFLYYLSTAKLPDLLSQCLHIPFSVNKTRQSVEYINLSTYEFTLGVNVTQECLSCYKEGGQCQTDSEGKFNCSVTVRTGDGKLRFKLRIGIAISVTISGILIVVAFCVYKSSPYTSMGFWNKKTKSHRNIKEFLRNHGSLEPKRYSYSDVKIITNSFKCKVGQGGYGAVYKGRLHDGRNVAVKVLTKSKGNGEEFINEVASISKTAHVNIVTLLGYCFDGHRRALVYEFMSNGSLDKFIDEKNLLKWETLYQIAVGIARGLEYLHRGCSTRILHLDIKPHNILLDKDFCPKISDFGLAKICLNKESIVSMAVARGTIGYIAPEVFSRNFGGVSHKSDVYSYGMMILEMTGGRQNKNVEGDNSSEIYFPSWIYKRLEEDKELGLDAISNEDDKKCIRKMIIVSLWCIQTNPSDRPTMSRVVDMLQNSLDLLQIPPRPFLSSPPRSLPDSST is encoded by the exons ATGATACAGAGAAAGTTTGAAATGGCTCTGACTCATCTTGTGTTTTCTGTTGTGTTCTTCGTCATCTttgatctttttcttctttgtttggcTCAAGATGAAAGGAAAATCAATCCAAAATGTCCACCTTTCTCCTGTGGTTTACTGGGTGAGATCGGCTTCCCTTTCTCCAATCGAACGCATCCCGAGTGTGGCTTATGCATAGTAGATGACTGTGACAAAACTTTTCAGAAGATTCAACTGTGGAATCACGGGCCACAGTTTTATGTTTCAAGCATCTCTCAGGATAACATGGTCACCCTTCGTGACCAGGAACATCTAAACCTGTCGAGCCATAACTGCGGATCTTTAAAAAGGTTGTCTATTCCCAtctctccttttctctcttttgaaaTCCCTTACAACCAAAACGTTTTCCAATGTCCTCTCACTTATAATAATCCCAAAGAGTCCATTTTGGCTTGCAATGACTCCAAACACTTATTTCTCTACTATCTTTCTACTGCTAAATTGCCAGATCTTCTGTCTCAGTGTTTACATATTCCCTTCAGTGTGAATAAGACACGGCAAAGTGttgaatatatcaatttgtCGACTTATGAATTCACCTTGGGAGTAAATGTGACACAAGAATGTCTTAGTTGTTATAAGGAAGGAGGGCAATGCCAGACTGACAGCGAGGGAAAGTTTAATTGTTCAGTGACAGTAAGAACAG GGGATGGGAAATTGAGATTTAAGCTCCGCATTGGAATTG CTATATCAGTCACTATATCTGGAATATTGATAGTTGTAGCCTTTTGCGTCTACAAATCATCACCATATACTTCAATGGGCTTTTGGAACAAGAAAACTAAGAGTCACCGAAACATCAAGGAATTTTTAAGGAACCATGGATCACTTGAGCCTAAAAGATATAGTTATTCTGATGTTAAGATTATAACCAATTCATTCAAATGTAAAGTAGGCCAAGGAGGATATGGAGCTGTTTACAAAGGCAGGTTACATGATGGTCGTAATGTAGCAGTGAAGGTCTTGACTAAATCTAAAGGTAATGGTGAAGAATTTATTAATGAGGTTGCTAGCATTAGCAAGACTGCCCATGTCAACATAGTTACTCTTTTAGGCTATTGTTTTGATGGTCATAGAAGAGCTCTCGTTTATGAGTTTATGTCAAATGGATCTCTAGATAAGTTCATAGATGAAAAGAATCTGTTGAAGTGGGAAACATTGTACCAAATTGCAGTAGGCATAGCTCGAGGGCTAGAGTATTTACACCGTGGTTGCAGCACAAGAATTTTGCACTTAGACATAAAGCCTCATAACATTCTCCTTGATAAAGATTTTTGTCCAAAGATCTCTGATTTTGGTTTGGCTAAAATTTGCCTCAACAAAGAGAGTATCGTATCAATGGCAGTTGCACGAGGGACTATCGGTTATATTGCTCCCGAAGTATTTTCAAGAAACTTTGGAGGGGTCTCTCACAAGTCAGATGTTTATAGTTATGGAATGATGATTTTAGAAATGACTGGAggaagacaaaacaaaaatgttGAAGGTGATAATAGCAGTGAAATATACTTCCCAAGTTGGATTTACAAACGTcttgaagaagataaagagcTTGGATTGGATGCTATttcaaatgaagatgataaaaaGTGCATAAGAAAGATGATAATAGTAAGCTTGTGGTGCATACAGACTAACCCCTCAGATAGGCCAACAATGAGCAGAGTGGTGGATATGTTGCAAAACAGCCTTGATTTGTTGCAAATCCCACCAAGGCCTTTCCTATCTTCTCCTCCAAGATCACTTCCAGATTCTTCAACATAG
- the LOC123216971 gene encoding PR5-like receptor kinase, which yields MTNSFKHKLGQGGYGGVYKGTLHDGHHVAVKVLIESKGNGEEFINEVASISKTAHVNIVTLLGYCFEGHRRALIYEFMLNGSLEKFIYEKNPLKWELLYQIVMGIARGLEYLHRGCNTRILHFDIKPHNILLDEDFCPKISDFGLAKICPNKESIVSMAVARGTIGYIAPEVFSRNFEEVSHKSDVYSYRMMVLEMTGGRQNKNIQVDNSSEIYFPHWIYKRLEEDEELGLDGISNEEDKNYIRKMMIVSLWCIQTKPSDRPTMSRVIDMLESNLDMLQIPPRPFLTSPSRLQLDSSTLSLK from the coding sequence ATGACGAATTCATTCAAACATAAACTAGGCCAAGGAGGATATGGAGGTGTTTACAAAGGCACACTACATGATGGTCATCATGTTGCAGTGAAGGTTTTGATTGAGTCTAAAGGTAATGGTGAAGAATTTATCAATGAGGTTGCCAGCATTAGTAAGACTGCTCATGTCAACATAGTCACTCTTTTAGGCTATTGTTTTGAAGGTCATAGGAGAGCTCTTATTTACGAGTTTATGTTGAATGGATCTCTAGAGAAGTTCATATATGAAAAGAATCCATTAAAGTGGGAACTATTGTACCAAATTGTAATGGGAATAGCTCGAGGGCTAGAGTATTTACATCGTGGTTGCAACACAAGAATTTTGCACTTTGACATAAAGCCTCATAACATTCTTCTTGATGAAGATTTTTGTCCGAAGATCTCTGATTTTGGTCTAGCTAAAATTTGCCCCAACAAAGAGAGTATCGTATCAATGGCAGTTGCACGAGGGACTATTGGTTATATTGCTCCTGAAGTATTTTCAAGAAACTTTGAAGAGGTCTCTCACAAGTCAGATGTTTATAGCTATAGAATGATGGTTTTAGAAATGACTGgaggaagacaaaataaaaatattcaagttgATAATAGCAGTGAAATATACTTTCCACATTGGATTTACAAACGccttgaagaagatgaagagcttggaTTGGATGGCATTTCAAATGAAgaggataaaaattatataagaaagatgatgatagtGAGCTTGTGGTGCATACAAACTAAGCCCTCAGATAGGCCAACAATGAGTAGAGTGATAGATATGTTGGAAAGCAACCTTGACATGTTGCAAATCCCACCAAGGCCTTTCTTAACTTCTCCTTCAAGATTGCAACTAGATTCTTCGACACTGTCATTAAAGTAA